From a single Eriocheir sinensis breed Jianghai 21 chromosome 18, ASM2467909v1, whole genome shotgun sequence genomic region:
- the LOC127000340 gene encoding peptide-N(4)-(N-acetyl-beta-glucosaminyl)asparagine amidase-like, translating into MSLLSGSQQGSAEASVAPISLIRMGSEAEMKSGLVSNFERVLVYESPSLQEKARQQIPKQKLNGQARIRLASVNKGISEKEKPLDLQDCLLMELLEWFKGSFFTWFDSPACPVCHNKMKMVGSLPPTQDDLLWGGSRVEGFACSSCNTSERFVRYNHPGKLLETKRGRCGEWANCFGLLCRALGMDVRYVLDYTDHVWNEVYSQSQGRWLHADCCENKLDSPLMYEHGWGKKLTYIFAFSKDEVVDVTWRYTSDQKEVLKRRNKCQEKWLVSTLMQLNKQRQDTFPTLRKSFLEMRLVAEVVELLAGNRSIKESEKEGRSSGSLEWRLSRGETQATNAFTFRLNSKEEEKKEFIVKYSSAQDQYVRLNAEEPIPKGWQSAVKTAINLRRKHETDWKMVYLSRTEGSSEAEISWEINWSHTQLKVKSAIVVFQHATFEDGRIVWQVCTGDACINGPKEGVLELPDDILQLGSKKLEVSAVLSQGKGSVAWQHTQLFRQPDSSTEFPFYVRLRFE; encoded by the exons ATGTCACTACTGAGTGGGAGCCAGCAGGGGTCCGCTGAGGCCTCTGTGGCACCGATCAGTCTCATCCGCATG GGTTCTGAGGCAGAGATGAAGTCAGGGCTGGTTTCAAACTTTGAAAGAGTCCTTGTGTATGAGAGCCCATCACTGCAGGAAAAGGCAAGGCAGCAAATACCCAAACAAAAGCTCAATGGCCAGGCAAGAATCAGATTGGCCTCAGTGAATAAAGGGATCAGTGAGAAGGAAAAGCCTCTGGACCTTCAG GACTGCCTGCTGATGGAGTTACTGGAGTGGTTCAAGGGCAGCTTCTTCACCTGGTTTGACAGCCCAGCGTGTCCAGTGTGTCACAACAAAATGAAGATGGTGGGAAGTCTTCCGCCCACCCAGGATGACCTGCTGTGGGGCGGAAGCAGAGTTGAAGGGTTCGCCTGCAGT AGCTGCAACACGTCAGAACGTTTTGTGCGCTACAACCATCCCGGCAAACTGCTGGAAACAAAGCGTGGCCGCTGTGGCGAGTGGGCCAACTGCTTTGGCCTGTTGTGTCGTGCTCTGGGCATGGATGTAAG ATATGTTCTCGACTACACCGACCACGTATGGAATGAAGTTTACTCCCAGTCGCAGGGGCGGTGGCTGCACGCTGACTGTTGTGAGAACAAGCTGGACTCGCCGCTGATGTATGAACATGGTTGGGGCAAGAAGCTGACTTACATCTTTGCCTTCTCCAAGGACGAGGTGGTTGACGTAACATGGAGGTACACCAGTGATCAGAAGGAGGTGCTGAAGAGACGTAACAA GTGTCAGGAGAAGTGGCTGGTGTCCACACTGATGCAGTTGAACAAGCAGCGACAGGACACCTTCCCTACCCTACGGAAAAGCTTCCTGGAGATGCGTCTTGTGGCTGAGGTCGTGGAGCTGCTTGCAGGAAACCGCTCCATAAAAGAAT CGGAGAAGGAAGGCAGGTCATCAGGTTCGCTGGAGTGGAGGCTGTCAAGAGGGGAGACGCAGGCGACCAATGCTTTCACTTTCCGTCTTaactcgaaggaggaggagaagaaggagtttaTCGTCAAATACTCATCCGCCCAAGACCAATATGTTAGACTCAATGCTGAAGAGCCAATTCCCAAGGGCTGGCAGTCTGCGGTGAAGACGGCCATAAACCTTCGCCGGAAACACGAGACCGACTGGAAGATGGTTTATTTGAGCCGAACAG AGGGGTCAAGTGAAGCAGAGATCAGCTGGGAGATAAACTGGTCACACACACAGCTAAAGGTCAAGTCAGCTATCGTGGTATTCCAACACGCGACTTTCGAAGATGGGCGTATTGTGTGGCAGGTGTGCACTGGTGACGCGTGTATTAATGGACCCAAAG AAGGGGTGCTGGAGCTCCCTGACGACATTCTGCAGCTTGGAAGCAAGAAGCTGGAGGTGTCGGCCGTGCTCTCCCAAGGCAAAGGGAGTGTAGCGTGGCAACACACACAGCTTTTCCGCCAGCCTGACTCTTCCACCGAGTTCCCCTTCTATGTTCGCCTCAGGTTCGAGTAG
- the LOC127000342 gene encoding N-alpha-acetyltransferase 20-like isoform X2: protein MTTLRPFLCEDMFHFNNVNLDPLTETYGLSFYLQYLAHWPEYFQVAESSSGVIMGYIMGKAEGHGENWHGHVTALTVAPEYRRLGLAKQLMAILEDISEKKRCYFVDLFVRVSNVVAITMYKKLGYIVYRTVLQYYSGAPDEDAYDMRKALSRDTQQKSVIPLAHPVRPEDIE, encoded by the exons ATGACCACCTTGCGGCCGTTCCTGTGTGAGGACATGTTCCACTTCAACAACGTCAACCTGGACCCCCTCACGGAGACGTACGGCCTGTCTTTCTACCTGCAGTACTTGGCTCACTGGCCCGAGTACTTCCAGGTGGCCGAGTCATCCAGTGGAGTCATCATGGGATACA TCATGGGCAAGGCTGAGGGCCACGGAGAGAACTGGCACGGCCACGTGACGGCCCTGACAGTGGCCCCTGAGTACCGACGCCTCGGCCTGGCCAAGCAGCTCATGGCCATCCTGGAAGACATCTCTGAAAA GAAACGGTGTTACTTTGTGGACCTGTTTGTTCGAGTCAGCAATGTTGTCGCCATCACCATGTACAAGAAACTCGGCTACATAGTGTACCGAACCGTCTTGCAGTATTATTCGGGAGCGCCGGATGAAGATGCATACG ACATGAGGAAGGCGTTATCCCGTGACACCCAGCAGAAGTCGGTCATCCCACTCGCACATCCTGTCAGACCCGAGGACATAGAATAG
- the LOC127000342 gene encoding N-alpha-acetyltransferase 20-like isoform X1, which produces MTTLRPFLCEDMFHFNNVNLDPLTETYGLSFYLQYLAHWPEYFQVAESSSGVIMGYIMGKAEGHGENWHGHVTALTVAPEYRRLGLAKQLMAILEDISEKKRCYFVDLFVRVSNVVAITMYKKLGYIVYRTVLQYYSGAPDEDAYDMRKALSQDVEKKSVIPLKNPIRPEELYA; this is translated from the exons ATGACCACCTTGCGGCCGTTCCTGTGTGAGGACATGTTCCACTTCAACAACGTCAACCTGGACCCCCTCACGGAGACGTACGGCCTGTCTTTCTACCTGCAGTACTTGGCTCACTGGCCCGAGTACTTCCAGGTGGCCGAGTCATCCAGTGGAGTCATCATGGGATACA TCATGGGCAAGGCTGAGGGCCACGGAGAGAACTGGCACGGCCACGTGACGGCCCTGACAGTGGCCCCTGAGTACCGACGCCTCGGCCTGGCCAAGCAGCTCATGGCCATCCTGGAAGACATCTCTGAAAA GAAACGGTGTTACTTTGTGGACCTGTTTGTTCGAGTCAGCAATGTTGTCGCCATCACCATGTACAAGAAACTCGGCTACATAGTGTACCGAACCGTCTTGCAGTATTATTCGGGAGCGCCGGATGAAGATGCATACG ACATGAGAAAGGCGCTGAGCCAAGATGTTGAAAAAAAGTCAGTGATTCCCTTGAAGAATCCCATCAGGCCCGAGGAGCTTTATGCTTAA